A stretch of the Uranotaenia lowii strain MFRU-FL chromosome 3, ASM2978415v1, whole genome shotgun sequence genome encodes the following:
- the LOC129755761 gene encoding uncharacterized protein LOC129755761 isoform X1: MGNISILLFSIYLIYLRKVHASWGSPDSNQYHIQTDEGPERYFKYQTDNGQYRKEKRLQDGTVIGTDAWIDASGYLRQKDYIADNKGYRILKSKTVYVGRGLPIQDAIKSAKNRPADSGVLVDQQGPPSYSSGVSPTTTPRPIARPAVTPNSIKSVFIRPHSQPVRTNYHLPASIASDQYLPPSRHYVSSTPRPVEVYGDDISSTPIAVYAAVPSSTQAPFVLINNDPNDYHHHDHYHPVSNDLLPPKSEHTQYYRRRYSNARRPYGDPISVSSLAPFLEHVTQTPKSYVVPIASNDLDQQPLFNRDLLEPPPSGFGTRYQPIRRADHEYDGVSVTNDGFKYYLPRQYHEETNSGGSAREGSFGYIDPFGIRRVVYYNTGPGKGFVHRKNNRYVGFNATPYDPRPPQ; this comes from the exons ATATACCTCAGGAAGGTGCATGCATCCTGGGGATCGCCGGACAGCAACCAGTATCACATCCAAACGGACGAAGGTCCGGAACGATATTTCAAGTACCAAACCGACAACGGCCAGTACCGGAAGGAGAAGCGGCTACAAGATGGGACAGTGATCG GAACTGATGCCTGGATAGACGCCTCTGGATATCTCCGCCAGAAGGATTACATCGCCGACAACAAAGGCTATCGGATACTGAAGTCCAAAACGGTCTACGTGGGACGGGGTTTACCGATTCAG GACGCCATCAAGTCGGCCAAAAATCGACCAGCCGACTCGGGAGTGCTAGTTGATCAGCAAGGTCCACCGTCATATTCTAGCGGTGTTTCCCCTACGACAACTCCACGCCCAATAGCTCGTCCTGCGGTAACCCCGAACAGCATCAAATCCGTCTTCATCCGGCCTCACTCGCAGCCCGTCAGGACCAACTACCATCTGCCGGCGAGTATTGCATCGGATCAATATTTGCCGCCCAGCAGACATTACGTTTCCAGCACCCCGAGGCCGGTTGAAGTCTATGGAGATGACATCTCGTCGACTCCGATCGCTGTCTACGCCGCTGTACCTTCTTCAACGCAAGCGCCAtttgttttgataaacaacGATCCGAACGATTACCACCACCACGATCATTATCACCCGGTCAGTAACGATCTACTTCCTCCGAAATCGGAACATACTCAATACTACAGAAGACGATACTCGAACGCGAGACGTCCATACGGTGACCCGATTAGCGTATCTTCGTTGGCTCCTTTCCTAGAACATGTAACTCAGACGCCGAAGTCTTATGTGGTGCCGATTGCCAGTAACGATCTGGATCAGCAGCCATTGTTCAACCGGGACCTTTTGGAACCTCCTCCGTCCGGTTTCGGAACCCGCTATCAACCGATTCGTCGAGCTGACCACGAGTACGATGGCGTATCGGTGACGAACGATGGCTTCAAGTACTATCTGCCGCGGCAGTACCACGAGGAAACCAACTCGGGCGGTTCGGCTCGGGAGGGTAGCTTCGGCTATATCGATCCCTTCGGCATTCGGCGGGTCGTTTACTACAACACCGGACCCGGGAAGGGTTTCGTCCATCGCAAGAACAATCGCTACGTGGGCTTCAACGCGACACCGTATGATCCACGACCTCCGCAATAA
- the LOC129755761 gene encoding uncharacterized protein LOC129755761 isoform X2, with protein sequence MPKIEIYLRKVHASWGSPDSNQYHIQTDEGPERYFKYQTDNGQYRKEKRLQDGTVIGTDAWIDASGYLRQKDYIADNKGYRILKSKTVYVGRGLPIQDAIKSAKNRPADSGVLVDQQGPPSYSSGVSPTTTPRPIARPAVTPNSIKSVFIRPHSQPVRTNYHLPASIASDQYLPPSRHYVSSTPRPVEVYGDDISSTPIAVYAAVPSSTQAPFVLINNDPNDYHHHDHYHPVSNDLLPPKSEHTQYYRRRYSNARRPYGDPISVSSLAPFLEHVTQTPKSYVVPIASNDLDQQPLFNRDLLEPPPSGFGTRYQPIRRADHEYDGVSVTNDGFKYYLPRQYHEETNSGGSAREGSFGYIDPFGIRRVVYYNTGPGKGFVHRKNNRYVGFNATPYDPRPPQ encoded by the exons ATATACCTCAGGAAGGTGCATGCATCCTGGGGATCGCCGGACAGCAACCAGTATCACATCCAAACGGACGAAGGTCCGGAACGATATTTCAAGTACCAAACCGACAACGGCCAGTACCGGAAGGAGAAGCGGCTACAAGATGGGACAGTGATCG GAACTGATGCCTGGATAGACGCCTCTGGATATCTCCGCCAGAAGGATTACATCGCCGACAACAAAGGCTATCGGATACTGAAGTCCAAAACGGTCTACGTGGGACGGGGTTTACCGATTCAG GACGCCATCAAGTCGGCCAAAAATCGACCAGCCGACTCGGGAGTGCTAGTTGATCAGCAAGGTCCACCGTCATATTCTAGCGGTGTTTCCCCTACGACAACTCCACGCCCAATAGCTCGTCCTGCGGTAACCCCGAACAGCATCAAATCCGTCTTCATCCGGCCTCACTCGCAGCCCGTCAGGACCAACTACCATCTGCCGGCGAGTATTGCATCGGATCAATATTTGCCGCCCAGCAGACATTACGTTTCCAGCACCCCGAGGCCGGTTGAAGTCTATGGAGATGACATCTCGTCGACTCCGATCGCTGTCTACGCCGCTGTACCTTCTTCAACGCAAGCGCCAtttgttttgataaacaacGATCCGAACGATTACCACCACCACGATCATTATCACCCGGTCAGTAACGATCTACTTCCTCCGAAATCGGAACATACTCAATACTACAGAAGACGATACTCGAACGCGAGACGTCCATACGGTGACCCGATTAGCGTATCTTCGTTGGCTCCTTTCCTAGAACATGTAACTCAGACGCCGAAGTCTTATGTGGTGCCGATTGCCAGTAACGATCTGGATCAGCAGCCATTGTTCAACCGGGACCTTTTGGAACCTCCTCCGTCCGGTTTCGGAACCCGCTATCAACCGATTCGTCGAGCTGACCACGAGTACGATGGCGTATCGGTGACGAACGATGGCTTCAAGTACTATCTGCCGCGGCAGTACCACGAGGAAACCAACTCGGGCGGTTCGGCTCGGGAGGGTAGCTTCGGCTATATCGATCCCTTCGGCATTCGGCGGGTCGTTTACTACAACACCGGACCCGGGAAGGGTTTCGTCCATCGCAAGAACAATCGCTACGTGGGCTTCAACGCGACACCGTATGATCCACGACCTCCGCAATAA